A section of the Spirosoma pollinicola genome encodes:
- a CDS encoding tetratricopeptide repeat protein: MIDFTVANNWLVKVGNLLRHSFVVVSIIYYSSSIVLVSGFLVNCGNSTTDEAAQFFLKGNVQLQKREYKEAIRYYSEAIIKKPDFADAYNNRGLAKFRNDDREGALADYTRAIETDPDFGTAYFNRAEVRLETGDAAGSVSDLQHIEKQYTDSTFYQTRLADAYVRLNNPTQAQIAYDKAVQLDPKNVEALTNRAALYYSQKAYEPAKQDIQRALQLNPKQDAALNNQSLLLAHAGKYAEALGFVEQALAQQPRQPYYLNNKAYLLLKLNRPADALPLVQESLQRDNQNAWAHQTLGLYYLNQKQADRALSEFRQAEKLDASVDQLYYYIGTAENALGHKTEACDAWRRGESAGDEQARQERAARCR, encoded by the coding sequence ATGATTGATTTTACAGTAGCCAACAACTGGTTGGTAAAGGTAGGTAACTTACTTCGTCACTCGTTTGTGGTTGTATCGATCATTTACTATTCATCATCAATTGTCCTGGTATCTGGATTTCTGGTAAACTGTGGCAACAGCACCACCGATGAGGCCGCTCAGTTTTTCCTGAAAGGGAATGTGCAGCTTCAAAAGCGCGAATACAAAGAGGCCATACGATATTATTCAGAAGCCATTATCAAAAAGCCCGACTTTGCCGATGCCTATAATAATCGTGGATTAGCTAAATTCAGGAACGACGATCGCGAGGGTGCTCTCGCCGATTATACCCGTGCTATCGAAACCGACCCTGATTTTGGCACTGCCTATTTCAACCGGGCCGAAGTTCGTCTGGAAACCGGTGATGCTGCGGGTAGTGTGTCCGATTTACAGCATATTGAGAAACAGTATACCGATTCGACATTTTACCAGACTCGCCTGGCCGATGCCTATGTCCGGCTCAATAACCCAACTCAGGCCCAGATTGCCTACGATAAGGCGGTACAACTGGACCCGAAAAACGTGGAGGCTCTAACCAACCGGGCTGCCTTATATTACAGTCAGAAAGCGTATGAACCGGCCAAACAGGATATCCAGCGCGCCCTGCAACTGAACCCAAAGCAGGATGCCGCCCTTAATAACCAAAGTTTACTCCTGGCTCATGCCGGAAAATATGCCGAGGCTCTTGGGTTTGTCGAGCAGGCGTTGGCCCAGCAACCCCGCCAGCCGTATTACCTGAATAACAAAGCCTATTTGCTTTTGAAACTGAACCGCCCGGCCGACGCGTTGCCGCTGGTACAGGAATCTCTCCAGCGCGATAATCAGAATGCCTGGGCGCATCAGACCTTGGGGCTCTACTACCTGAATCAGAAACAGGCTGACCGCGCCCTGTCTGAATTTCGGCAGGCCGAAAAATTAGATGCATCCGTCGATCAGTTGTATTACTATATCGGCACCGCCGAAAACGCCCTTGGGCATAAGACCGAAGCCTGTGACGCTTGGCGCCGGGGTGAATCGGCGGGCGACGAACAGGCCAGACAGGAACGGGCGGCTCGCTGTCGGTAG